A section of the Salinigranum marinum genome encodes:
- a CDS encoding helix-turn-helix domain-containing protein translates to MQRNSPPRTGRSDGVVTPARSQEALVSITDVVGRKWQPVIVYHLHTAGPHGFGELQDRIDGISPKMLSTSLTELDETHALVERRVISETPFRVEYALTAAGESLGSVVEDLRLWGLEHCRS, encoded by the coding sequence ATGCAACGAAACAGCCCTCCGCGGACGGGACGGTCCGACGGGGTGGTGACGCCGGCTCGGTCCCAAGAGGCCCTCGTCTCCATCACGGACGTCGTCGGGAGGAAGTGGCAGCCGGTCATCGTGTATCACCTCCACACCGCCGGCCCGCACGGGTTCGGCGAGCTGCAGGACCGGATCGACGGGATCTCACCGAAGATGCTCTCGACCAGCCTCACCGAACTCGACGAGACGCACGCACTCGTCGAACGGCGCGTCATCAGCGAAACCCCGTTTCGTGTCGAATACGCGCTCACGGCCGCCGGCGAGTCGCTCGGTTCCGTCGTCGAGGACCTCCGGCTGTGGGGACTCGAACACTGCCGGTCCTGA
- a CDS encoding FAD/NAD(P)-binding protein codes for MSTDTRRPDEPAVPGRPAEDSPGRGTLDRRPSECVIVGGGLHGIHVAAKLLEETEIDHGQLRIVDLNHRLATNFRAKATQCGMESMRSSSLDHVGVHPLELELFAARRNRTDELFETDDYPPRPSLSLFLDHVDHVVDRYDLDDLHVRARVTALRESDDRVVVETDEGTLDAHRCVLAIGHGNRYTRPSWTTALDGSAVDHVWDRSFDLDHWGRVVVVGGGVTAAQTALSLSERGADVTLLARSGLTERTIEADQRWQRWNHIEQTLHGHPPGHRARLRRISRARYDGTVPSYLLRDIEAAVAENELSVVDGDVLRARDDHESGVRLAVTDGRCLRADHIALATGFESPFDHPFVERVAAAEELVRGEAGMPVLDDRTLAWTRPDGVSSSIHVVGALAMGSVGPFAGNVIGARLAAAQLVDALSLRESGSSAVAVEQPAGF; via the coding sequence ATGTCGACCGACACGCGCCGTCCGGACGAACCAGCCGTCCCGGGCCGGCCAGCGGAGGACAGCCCGGGACGCGGCACGCTCGACCGTCGACCGTCTGAGTGCGTCATCGTCGGTGGCGGGCTCCACGGGATTCACGTCGCGGCCAAACTCCTCGAGGAGACGGAGATCGACCACGGCCAGTTGCGCATCGTGGACCTCAACCACCGGCTCGCGACGAACTTCCGAGCGAAGGCAACGCAGTGTGGGATGGAGTCGATGCGTTCGTCGTCTCTCGATCACGTCGGTGTCCACCCCCTAGAACTGGAGCTGTTCGCCGCACGGCGGAACCGCACTGACGAACTGTTCGAGACCGACGACTACCCTCCCCGTCCGTCGCTCTCGCTCTTTCTCGACCACGTCGACCACGTCGTCGACAGGTACGACCTCGACGACCTGCACGTCCGGGCACGGGTGACTGCTCTCCGCGAGTCCGACGACAGGGTCGTCGTCGAGACCGACGAGGGGACGCTGGACGCACACCGGTGCGTGCTCGCGATCGGCCACGGGAACCGGTACACCCGTCCGTCCTGGACGACGGCACTCGACGGGTCGGCCGTCGACCACGTCTGGGACCGCTCCTTCGACCTCGACCACTGGGGACGCGTCGTCGTCGTCGGCGGCGGTGTGACGGCCGCACAGACGGCGCTCTCGCTCTCCGAACGCGGGGCCGACGTCACGCTTCTCGCCCGGAGCGGGCTCACCGAACGGACGATCGAAGCGGACCAGCGGTGGCAGCGATGGAACCACATCGAGCAGACGCTCCATGGCCACCCACCGGGCCATCGGGCCCGACTCCGACGCATCAGTCGGGCGCGGTACGACGGGACAGTGCCCTCGTATCTGCTGCGTGATATAGAGGCGGCCGTCGCCGAGAACGAGCTCTCGGTCGTCGACGGAGACGTGCTGCGTGCACGGGACGATCACGAGTCGGGCGTCCGCCTCGCAGTCACCGACGGTCGGTGCCTGCGGGCGGACCACATCGCACTCGCGACCGGCTTCGAGTCGCCGTTCGACCACCCGTTCGTCGAGCGTGTCGCCGCTGCGGAAGAGCTCGTTCGCGGCGAGGCTGGCATGCCGGTCCTTGACGACCGAACGCTCGCGTGGACTCGACCCGACGGCGTCTCGTCGTCGATTCACGTCGTGGGTGCCCTCGCGATGGGATCCGTCGGTCCGTTCGCGGGCAACGTCATCGGTGCACGGCTGGCGGCCGCCCAACTCGTCGACGCCCTCTCCCTGCGTGAGTCCGGGAGCTCTGCAGTCGCGGTCGAGCAACCCGCGGGCTTTTGA